One genomic window of Glycine max cultivar Williams 82 chromosome 16, Glycine_max_v4.0, whole genome shotgun sequence includes the following:
- the LOC102670055 gene encoding CDT1-like protein b → MELNACEELAKIASDFKCEKVLKTVDESIVCPTPQKNKEPLTVKSREGQTNLPEKYSTLADLFGHMSCSLRLLHLCKKTPIFQNVCRQVEVLSKRKFSHAHLAQMKYILPKSVCIDKVLVHDKKSLCMVTDMKITLKFEVVKDCSGESADLALRRYFKSKLIDFFDMHPEVADIPEAPLPEPFGKKSCRSNCKDSHVEEFTGQSPHVNSSTELFSISNQTEMLPEQLQLYPSFSRHFSRKNNTDQAEKAQCFLPTKTSPSSHAFDFLDNEESEKTLQKECVPLYDDVANPIMERGHQKESFSMSFEPSVINTPVHMIHPPHSVTCSDSESPYLKNISCAADSFIAETPAQSAPARLLPISDVKLQDMPTQKSTSSYKPAKRVLDFSLMEDNDGLGIEVDKLESIRDLHEFDSFPESSRGCSEDCNSFGSVSAPQEAEESLGYASEKITQKQADLDTQHKKSSPLLNLVNVIHSIFQSVQRIPITKEELQHKILMNTLDFVEIREVEEQIEYLEKLVPDWICKKLVATGDTVYCINKVSDLDSVRSRLSSNETV, encoded by the exons ATGGAACTAAATGCGTGCGAGGAATTGGCGAAAATTGCTTCGGATTTCAAGTGCGAGAAGGTTCTCAAAACAGTTGATGAATCAATCGTATGCCCCACTCCACAGAAGAACAAGGAACCCTTAACCGTTAAATCCAGAGAGGGACAAACCAACCTTCCTGAAAA atACTCTACGCTTGCTGATTTGTTTGGTCACATGAGTTGTTCACTCAGATTGCTGCATCTGTGTAAAAAGACTCcaatttttcaaaatgtttgCCGCCAGGTCGAAGTTCTTTCGAAGAg GAAATTCTCCCATGCCCATCTTGCGCAGATGAAGTATATACTCCCTAAAAGTGTGTGTATTGATAAGGTGCTTGTTCATGATAAGAAAAGCTTGTGTATGGTAACTGATATGAAGATCACCTTGAAATTTGAGGTTGTGAAAGATTGCTCTGGCGAATCTGCTGATCTGGCTCTTCGACGATATTTTAAATCTAAGCTGATTGATTTCTTTGATATGCATCCTGAG GTTGCTGACATTCCAGAGGCCCCACTGCCAGAACCCTTTGGCAAAAAATCTTGTAGATCGAATTGTAAAGATTCACATGTTGAAGAATTTACTGGCCAATCCCCGCATGTAAATTCTTCAACAGAACTTTTTTCAATTTCCAATCAAACCGAAATGTTGCCAGAGCAATTGCAATTGTATCCATCTTTCAGTAGACACTTTTCTAGGAAGAATAATACCGACCAGGCAGAAAAGGCTCAGTGTTTTTTACCCACAAAAACTTCTCCATCATCTCATGCATTTGATTTTCTGGATAATGAAGAAAGTGAAAAAACACTGCAGAAAGAATGTGTACCATTATATGATGATGTGGCTAATCCTATTATGGAAAGAGGGCACCAGAAGGAATCATTTTCTATGTCTTTTGAACCTAGTGTTATTAATACACCAGTACATATGATCCATCCTCCACATTCTGTTACATGCAGTGATTCTGAAAGcccatatttgaaaaatatctcCTGTGCTGCTGATAGTTTTATTGCAGAGACACCTGCCCAGTCAGCACCTGCGAGATTATTGCCCATTTCTGATGTTAAGCTTCAGGACATGCCTACCCAAAAGTCAACATCATCTTATAAGCCAGCAAAAAGAGTGCTTGACTTTTCCCTCATGGAGGACAATGATGGCTTGGGCATTGAAGTGGACAAGTTAGAATCTATCAGAGATCTGCATGAATTTGATAGCTTCCCTGAATCTAGCAGAGGATGTTCTGAGGATTGCAACTCTTTTGGTTCTGTTTCTGCACCTCAGGAG GCAGAAGAGAGCCTTGGTTATGCTTCTGAGAAAATTACCCAAAAGCAAGCTGATTTAGATACACAGCACAAAAAATCTTCACCATTGCTGAATCTGGTTAATGTGATACACTCTATATTTCAATCTGTTCAAAGAATTCCAATCACAAAAGAGGAGCTCCAGCATAAGATACTTATGAACACTTTGGATTTTGTTGAGATTA GAGAAGTTGAAGAACAAATTGAGTATCTGGAAAAGTTGGTGCCAGACTGGATCTGCAAGAAATTGGTTGCTACTGGAGATACTGTGTACTG CATCAATAAAGTGTCAGATTTGGACTCAGTACGATCAAGGCTTTCCAGCAACGAGACTGTTTGA
- the LOC102669654 gene encoding uncharacterized protein isoform X1, with amino-acid sequence MEFEEAHCNFRAIRLLYRLLEDNSLSLQNSNSKDLVDRARALLKCLLDVAVESVFETRLKDSKSPVAANISQSSVTYPTCSKMTSVKEEQPQLKLLSKKELPELSKFCISDDGGTKCNTLCSIGEESSVMQQNSVKETNLPNDNGIFPNIESNLNKQQHNDVNALYGDGENTEESLQMFDAKAGEQNEENNMSLQSRIQEAQSDSNAAKQVEHPDQKGDFSDDLVNAIKRIESRILAFQLCSNLSGSTKNSAGLHTTHEAANSDCPVIKRNNGASGSQMNSGKSLLDGRRLVNQKTCNESSKGENSISSNALVEPFCAVNGSLSQSQMANQNRWHHNGAESAKSIDIPQQIGTKQASVGEWLRSRNRIQNSVQNIAMIDRVKSLKRLVSGDAYFGSQASECIQGLRVPLNQDEHTKKHSMLVSKTNRESMVRLNPVAWSKTDQNRKEKGSESSYAQKLAGSKALISGREKPPLHQMVMKPTLLDQRSSEIKVSSHEHRDSRVLDRRITHKTGHLEPRKTRVLPQDHKLEEANSNSDSFRLSSWQGSANSSSDSEDYSLPDGTQYPSSAMMVDSAYEGSSEESNNSYLKKEGGTSRRFGSFKPYRHHRERNPKETVGRLRRLKNKLGLIFHHHHHHHHYHHHDDDVHGHRHTMWNQLQNVFHHKVKHGVTTNKVDKTRRGAVARVLPQRNHVGQFHRLAEGVLRHIRHSKKPNPFKLDGMKQLRNGHSQKKLRWWQNLRPHRRVRLKKKGRVKMGFMSQKSLKNY; translated from the exons ATGGAATTTGAGGAAGCGCATTGCAATTTCCGCGCTATAAGACTCTTGTATAGACTTCTTGAAGATAATAGCCTCTCATTGCAAAATTCAAATTCGAAGGAT TTGGTTGATAGGGCACGAGCTTTATTGAAATGTTTGCTGGATGTTGCTGTTGAAAGTGTTTTTGAGACTCGTTTAAAG GATTCAAAGTCTCCAGTGGCAGCCAACATTTCTCAAAGCTCTGTAACATATCCAACCTGCAGTAAAATGACTTCAGTGAAGGAAGAGCAGCCTCAGTTGAAATTACTATCAAAGAAAGAACTGCCAGAGCTGTCGAAGTTTTGCATCTCTGATGATGGAGGAACAAAATGTAACACACTATGCAGCATAGGTGAGGAAAGCAGTGTGATGCAACAGAATTCAGTCAAGGAAACAAATCTACCTAATGACAATGGCATTTTTCCCAACATAGAGAGTAATCTTAACAAGCAACAGCATAATGATGTAAATGCTTTATATGGCGATGGTGAGAACACAGAAGAATCATTACAAATGTTTGATGCAAAAGCTGGTGAGCAAAATGAAGAGAATAATATGTCATTGCAGAGTAGAATTCAAGAAGCTCAAAGTGATTCTAATGCTGCCAAACAGGTTGAACATCCGGATCAAAAGGGTGATTTCTCTGATGATTTGGTTAATGCAATCAAAAGAATTGAGTCCCGGATTTTGGCTTTCCAACTTTGTTCAAATTTAAGTGGTTCCACTAAGAACAGTGCAGGTCTTCATACTACACATGAGGCAGCAAATTCAGACTGTCCTGTAATAAAGAGAAACAATGGGGCTTCAGGAAGTCAGATGAATAGTGGAAAGTCCCTCTTGGATGGACGTAGGTTGGTGAATCAGAAGACATGTAATGAAAGTTCTAAGGGTGAAAATTCTATTTCATCAAATgcattagtggaacccttttgTGCTGTAAATGGATCATTGAGTCAGAGTCAGATGGCAAATCAGAATCGTTGGCATCATAATGGTGCAGAATCTGCAAAGAGCATTGATATACCACAGCAGATTGGTACCAAGCAGGCATCGGTAGGAGAGTGGTTGAGAAGTCGGAATAGGATTCAAAATTCAGTACAAAACATAGCTATGATAGATAGAGTTAAGTCACTGAAAAGGTTAGTTAGCGGTGATGCCTATTTTGGGAGTCAAGCTAGTGAGTGTATTCAAGGTTTGAGGGTCCCTTTGAATCAAGATGAGCATACTAAGAAGCACTCTATGTTAGTAAGTAAAACAAACAGGGAAAGTATGGTCCGTTTAAATCCAGTGGCTTGGTCAAAGACTGATCAGAATCGGAAGGAAAAGGGTTCTGAATCTTCCTATGCACAGAAGTTAGCAGGATCAAAGGCCCTTATTTCAGGGAGAGAAAAGCCACCACTTCATCAGATGGTAATGAAGCCAACTCTATTGGACCAGAGATCCAGTGAGATTAAGGTAAGTTCCCATGAACACAGAGACTCTCGAGTTTTGGACAGAAGAATAACTCATAAGACTGGCCATCTTGAACCACGGAAGACAAGGGTTCTACCACAAGATCATAAACTGGAGGAGGCAAACTCAAACTCTGACTCTTTTCGCTTGAGTTCTTGGCAAGGCAGTGCCAATAGTAGTAGTGACTCTGAGGACTACTCTTTGCCAGATGGAACACAGTATCCCTCATCCGCAATGATGGTGGATTCAGCATATGAGGGAAGTTCAGAAGAGAGCAACAACTCATATCTCAAGAAGGAAGGTGGTACTTCTCGTAGATTTGGCAGTTTCAAACCATATAGACATCACCGCGAAAGAAATCCTAAGGAAACAGTTGGAAGACTAAGGAGGCTGAAAAATAAGTTAGGACTAATctttcaccaccaccaccaccatcaccattACCATcatcatgatgatgatgttcATGGTCATAGACATACTATGTGGAATCAGTTGCAGAATGTCTTCCACCATAAAGTCAAGCATGGGGTGACAACAAATAAAGTAGACAAGACAAGGAGAGGGGCTGTTGCAAGAGTGTTGCCTCAGAGAAACCATGTCGGGCAGTTTCATAGACTTGCGGAAGGGGTCCTGAGACACATCCGGCATTCAAAGAAACCAAATCCTTTCAAGCTTGATGGGATGAAACAGTTAAGGAATGGACATTCTCAGAAGAAGCTGCGTTGGTGGCAAAACCTTCGACCGCACCGGAGAGTGAGGCTGAAAAAGAAAGGCCGAGTTAAAATGGGGTTTAtgagccaaaaatcactaaagaaCTATTGA
- the LOC102669654 gene encoding uncharacterized protein isoform X2 codes for MEFEEAHCNFRAIRLLYRLLEDNSLSLQNSNSKDDSKSPVAANISQSSVTYPTCSKMTSVKEEQPQLKLLSKKELPELSKFCISDDGGTKCNTLCSIGEESSVMQQNSVKETNLPNDNGIFPNIESNLNKQQHNDVNALYGDGENTEESLQMFDAKAGEQNEENNMSLQSRIQEAQSDSNAAKQVEHPDQKGDFSDDLVNAIKRIESRILAFQLCSNLSGSTKNSAGLHTTHEAANSDCPVIKRNNGASGSQMNSGKSLLDGRRLVNQKTCNESSKGENSISSNALVEPFCAVNGSLSQSQMANQNRWHHNGAESAKSIDIPQQIGTKQASVGEWLRSRNRIQNSVQNIAMIDRVKSLKRLVSGDAYFGSQASECIQGLRVPLNQDEHTKKHSMLVSKTNRESMVRLNPVAWSKTDQNRKEKGSESSYAQKLAGSKALISGREKPPLHQMVMKPTLLDQRSSEIKVSSHEHRDSRVLDRRITHKTGHLEPRKTRVLPQDHKLEEANSNSDSFRLSSWQGSANSSSDSEDYSLPDGTQYPSSAMMVDSAYEGSSEESNNSYLKKEGGTSRRFGSFKPYRHHRERNPKETVGRLRRLKNKLGLIFHHHHHHHHYHHHDDDVHGHRHTMWNQLQNVFHHKVKHGVTTNKVDKTRRGAVARVLPQRNHVGQFHRLAEGVLRHIRHSKKPNPFKLDGMKQLRNGHSQKKLRWWQNLRPHRRVRLKKKGRVKMGFMSQKSLKNY; via the exons ATGGAATTTGAGGAAGCGCATTGCAATTTCCGCGCTATAAGACTCTTGTATAGACTTCTTGAAGATAATAGCCTCTCATTGCAAAATTCAAATTCGAAGGAT GATTCAAAGTCTCCAGTGGCAGCCAACATTTCTCAAAGCTCTGTAACATATCCAACCTGCAGTAAAATGACTTCAGTGAAGGAAGAGCAGCCTCAGTTGAAATTACTATCAAAGAAAGAACTGCCAGAGCTGTCGAAGTTTTGCATCTCTGATGATGGAGGAACAAAATGTAACACACTATGCAGCATAGGTGAGGAAAGCAGTGTGATGCAACAGAATTCAGTCAAGGAAACAAATCTACCTAATGACAATGGCATTTTTCCCAACATAGAGAGTAATCTTAACAAGCAACAGCATAATGATGTAAATGCTTTATATGGCGATGGTGAGAACACAGAAGAATCATTACAAATGTTTGATGCAAAAGCTGGTGAGCAAAATGAAGAGAATAATATGTCATTGCAGAGTAGAATTCAAGAAGCTCAAAGTGATTCTAATGCTGCCAAACAGGTTGAACATCCGGATCAAAAGGGTGATTTCTCTGATGATTTGGTTAATGCAATCAAAAGAATTGAGTCCCGGATTTTGGCTTTCCAACTTTGTTCAAATTTAAGTGGTTCCACTAAGAACAGTGCAGGTCTTCATACTACACATGAGGCAGCAAATTCAGACTGTCCTGTAATAAAGAGAAACAATGGGGCTTCAGGAAGTCAGATGAATAGTGGAAAGTCCCTCTTGGATGGACGTAGGTTGGTGAATCAGAAGACATGTAATGAAAGTTCTAAGGGTGAAAATTCTATTTCATCAAATgcattagtggaacccttttgTGCTGTAAATGGATCATTGAGTCAGAGTCAGATGGCAAATCAGAATCGTTGGCATCATAATGGTGCAGAATCTGCAAAGAGCATTGATATACCACAGCAGATTGGTACCAAGCAGGCATCGGTAGGAGAGTGGTTGAGAAGTCGGAATAGGATTCAAAATTCAGTACAAAACATAGCTATGATAGATAGAGTTAAGTCACTGAAAAGGTTAGTTAGCGGTGATGCCTATTTTGGGAGTCAAGCTAGTGAGTGTATTCAAGGTTTGAGGGTCCCTTTGAATCAAGATGAGCATACTAAGAAGCACTCTATGTTAGTAAGTAAAACAAACAGGGAAAGTATGGTCCGTTTAAATCCAGTGGCTTGGTCAAAGACTGATCAGAATCGGAAGGAAAAGGGTTCTGAATCTTCCTATGCACAGAAGTTAGCAGGATCAAAGGCCCTTATTTCAGGGAGAGAAAAGCCACCACTTCATCAGATGGTAATGAAGCCAACTCTATTGGACCAGAGATCCAGTGAGATTAAGGTAAGTTCCCATGAACACAGAGACTCTCGAGTTTTGGACAGAAGAATAACTCATAAGACTGGCCATCTTGAACCACGGAAGACAAGGGTTCTACCACAAGATCATAAACTGGAGGAGGCAAACTCAAACTCTGACTCTTTTCGCTTGAGTTCTTGGCAAGGCAGTGCCAATAGTAGTAGTGACTCTGAGGACTACTCTTTGCCAGATGGAACACAGTATCCCTCATCCGCAATGATGGTGGATTCAGCATATGAGGGAAGTTCAGAAGAGAGCAACAACTCATATCTCAAGAAGGAAGGTGGTACTTCTCGTAGATTTGGCAGTTTCAAACCATATAGACATCACCGCGAAAGAAATCCTAAGGAAACAGTTGGAAGACTAAGGAGGCTGAAAAATAAGTTAGGACTAATctttcaccaccaccaccaccatcaccattACCATcatcatgatgatgatgttcATGGTCATAGACATACTATGTGGAATCAGTTGCAGAATGTCTTCCACCATAAAGTCAAGCATGGGGTGACAACAAATAAAGTAGACAAGACAAGGAGAGGGGCTGTTGCAAGAGTGTTGCCTCAGAGAAACCATGTCGGGCAGTTTCATAGACTTGCGGAAGGGGTCCTGAGACACATCCGGCATTCAAAGAAACCAAATCCTTTCAAGCTTGATGGGATGAAACAGTTAAGGAATGGACATTCTCAGAAGAAGCTGCGTTGGTGGCAAAACCTTCGACCGCACCGGAGAGTGAGGCTGAAAAAGAAAGGCCGAGTTAAAATGGGGTTTAtgagccaaaaatcactaaagaaCTATTGA
- the LOC100814962 gene encoding TMV resistance protein N isoform X2, which produces MTVSASFSYDVFLSFRGSDTRYGFTGNLYNALSDRGIHTFIDEEELQRGDEIRPALVEAIKQSRMAILVFSKNYASSSFCLDELVKIMECVKAKGRLIFPIFYDVDPCHVRHQSGSYGEALAMHEERFTSSKENLKENMERLQKWKMALNQAADVSGKHYKLGNEYEHEFIGKIVKEISNKINRTPLHVADYPVGLESRVQTVKSLLEFESDTGVHIVGIYGIGGMGKTTLARAVYNSIADQFKGLCFLDDVRENATKHGLIHLQEMLLSEIVGEKDIKIGSVSKGISIIKHRLQRKKILLILDDVDKLEQLRATVGGPNWFGSGSRVIVTTRDKHLLASHGVDRKYEVEDLNEEESLELLCWNAFKDDKVDPCYKDISSQAVAYASGLPLALEVVGSLLFGKGIKEWESALEQYKKIPNKRIQDILKVSYNALEEDQQKIFLDIACCLKGYELAEVEDILCAHYGVCMKYGIGVLVDKSLIKIKNGRVTLHELIEVMGKEIDRQESPKELGKHRRLWFHKDIIQVLAENTGTSEIEIISLDFPLFEEDEEAYVEWDGEAFKKMENLKTLIIRNSHFSKGPTHLPNSLRVLEWWTYPLQDLPTDFHSNKLAICKLPRSCFTSLELSGISKKFMNLTVLNFDGTECLTQIPDISSLQNLVKLTFECCENLVAIHDSVGFLDKLKILSAFGCGKLMSFPPIKLISLEQLDLSSCSSLESFPEILGKMENITQLELKYTPLKEFPFSFRNLARLRDLVLVDCGNVQLPISIVMLPELAQIFALGCKGLLLPKQDKDEEEVSSMSSNVNCLCLSGCNLSDEYFPMVLAWFSNVKELELSCNNFTFLPECIKECHSLILLNLDNCEHLQEIRGIPPNLEYFSAGNCKSLSFCCTAMLLNQELHETGNTMFCLPGTRSPEWFEQQSIGPSLSFWFRNKFPVMDLCFVIGPMGKDSILFRPIMTINGNTMETQLTEKRCCLDFRALDYHILIIGTKYMKFGECLDKPLTKNEWNHVVVSIGIEPTPKDVIVKQTGLHVIKPESSMDDVQFTNPYKQPSFKEKQRLVDIVDCHRQFMQQQTTLVSLKPHVRQGGESFSLLPPQACKNNMNWDSNSTGITSTSSVQGYEIALQNLRLDMGVLQFVQQRKRLAILGLSQQRRMASLDLQQRRGREMVSLLSSPSLELMVSWQRRCITSVQGLQEQHLPSTIKQNFEGCNGIYEAKVSEMVECNSNDGNDNDRTSSPVEQLPMAKEDRVPSKKYQHVSNMAWDPMELEYLVHIQKINLSQTTQTL; this is translated from the exons ATGACTGTGTCAGCATCCTTCAGCTACGATGTGTTCCTCAGCTTCAGAGGCTCTGATACTCGCTACGGTTTTACTGGCAATCTCTATAATGCTCTAAGTGATAGGGGAATCCAtaccttcattgatgaagaGGAGCTTCAAAGAGGTGATGAAATTAGACCGGCACTTGTTGAGGCCATTAAACAGTCTAGGATGGCCATCCTTGTGTTCTCTAAGAACTATGCATCTTCTTCGTTTTGCTTAGATGAACTTGTTAAAATCATGGAGTGTGTTAAGGCAAAGGGTCGGTTGATTTTTCCCATTTTTTATGATGTGGATCCTTGTCATGTGCGGCATCAGTCTGGGAGTTATGGAGAAGCGTTGGCTATGCACGAGGAAAGGTTCACAAGTAGCAAGGAAAACCTCAAGGAGAACATGGAGAGGTTGCAGAAATGGAAGATGGCTCTTAACCAAGCAGCTGATGTGTCTGGCAAGCATTACAAACTTGG AAATGAATATGAACATGAGTTTATTGGGAAGATAGTTAAAGAGATCTCCAACAAGATTAACCGTACACCTTTACATGTTGCGGATTACCCTGTTGGGCTGGAGTCTCGAGTACAAACAGTAAAGTCACTTCTGGAATTTGAATCTGATACTGGAGTACACATTGTAGGGATTTATGGAATAGGCGGCATGGGCAAAACAACACTTGCTCGAGCAGTTTATAATTCAATTGCAGACCAATTTAAAGGTTTATGTTTTCTTGATGATGTGAGAGAAAATGCTACTAAACACGGGTTAATACATCTCCAAGAGATGCTTCTTTCTGAAATAGTTGGAGAGAAGGATATTAAGATAGGAAGTGTTAGTAAAGGAATTTCAATAATAAAGCACAGGCTCCAGCGAAAGAAGATTCTTTTAATTCTTGATGATGTTGACAAACTAGAACAACTGCGGGCAACTGTTGGAGGGCCTAATTGGTTTGGTTCTGGCAGTAGAGTCATCGTAACTACTCGGGACAAACATTTGCTTGCAAGTCATGGGGTTGATAGAAAATATGAGGTAGAGGATTTAAATGAGGAAGAATCACTTGAATTGCTTTGTTGGAATGCTTTTAAAGATGACAAAGTTGATCCATGTTACAAGGACATTTCAAGCCAAGCAGTGGCTTATGCTTCTGGCCTTCCACTAGCTTTGGAAGTTGTAGGTTCTCTATTGTTTGGGAAAGGCATAAAAGAATGGGAATCTGCGTTAGaacagtataaaaaaattcctaataaAAGGATCCAAGATATACTTAAGGTAAGCTATAATGCTTTGGAAGAAGATCAGCAGAAAATTTTTCTCGACATCGCTTGTTGCTTGAAAGGATATGAATTGGCAGAGGTTGAAGATATACTTTGTGCTCATTATGGTGTTTGCATGAAATATGGCATAGGAGTGTTGGTTGACAAATCTctcataaaaattaagaatggcCGTGTGACACTTCATGAATTGATAGAGGTTATGGGTAAAGAAATTGATCGACAAGAATCACCGAAAGAGCTTGGAAAACACAGGAGGCTATGGTTCCATAAAGATATAATTCAAGTTTTAGCAGAAAATACA GGGACTAGTGAGATTGAAATAATCTCTTTGGATTTCCCCTTATttgaagaagacgaagaagcaTATGTAGAATGGGATGGAGAGGCCTTCAAGAAGATGGAAAACctcaaaacattaattattagaaattcTCATTTTTCAAAAGGTCCCACACATCTTCCAAATAGTTTAAGAGTATTAGAATGGTGGACTTACCCATTACAGGATTTACCAACCGATTTTCATTCAAACAAACTTGCCATATGCAAATTACCCAGAAGTTGTTTTACATCACTTGAGTTATCTGGCATATCGAAG aAGTTCATGAATCTCacagttttaaattttgacgGGACTGAATGTTTAACCCAGATACCTGACATATCCAGTCTCCAGAATTTAGTAAAATTGACATTTGAATGTTGTGAGAATTTAGTTGCAATTCATGATTCGGTCGGTTTTCTAGATAAACTTAAAATCTTGAGTGCTTTTGGTTGCGGCAAGCTTATGAGTTTTCCACCCATCAAGTTAATCTCTCTTGAACAACttgatctttcatcttgttcaaGTCTTGAGAGTTTTCCAGAAATTTTAGGAAAGATGGAAAATATAACACAGCTTGAGTTGAAGTACACTCCTTTAAAAGAATTCCCATTTTCATTCAGAAATCTTGCTCGACTTCGAGATTTAGTGCTGGTTGACTGTGGAAATGTTCAGCTACCGATTAGCATTGTCATGTTGCCAGAACTGGCTCAGATTTTTGCTCTGGGATGCAAAGGGTTGCTATTGCCAAAACAAGACAAGGATGAAGAAGAAGTGAGCTCAATGTCTTCAAATGTAAACTGTCTTTGTCTCTCAGGCTGCAATCTATCAGATGAATATTTTCCCATGGTTTTAGCATGGTTTAGTAATGTGAAAGAGTTAGAGCTATCGTGCAATAACTTCACATTTCTTCCTGAATGCATCAAAGAATGTCACTCTTTAATATTACTTAATTTGGATAATTGTGAGCATCTTCAAGAAATTAGAGGGATTCCACCAAATTTAGAATATTTCTCGGCTGGAAATTGCAAATCCTTGAGTTTCTGCTGTACAGCCATGTTATTGAATCAG GAGCTACATGAGACTGGAAACACCATGTTTTGTTTGCCGGGAACAAGGAGTCCAGAGTGGTTTGAGCAACAAAGTATAGGTCCATCATTATCTTTCTGGTTTCGTAACAAGTTCCCTGTCATGGATCTCTGTTTTGTTATTGGACCAATGGGTAAGGACTCTATTTTGTTTAGACCCATCATGACCATCAATGGCAACACAATGGAGACACAGTTAACTGAAAAGAGGTGTTGTTTAGACTTCCGAGCATTAGATTATCATATACTTATCATTGGTACAAAATACATGAAGTTCGGAGAGTGTCTAGATAAACCTCTCACAAAAAATGAATGGAATCATGTGGTGGTTTCCATTGGTATTGAACCAACCCCTAAGGATGTGATTGTCAAGCAAACTGGACTCCATGTAATCAAACCAGAAAGTAGCATGGATGATGTCCAATTCACCAATCCTTATAAGCAACCATCCTTTAAAGAGAAGCAAAGATTGGTGGACATAGTTGATTGTCATAGACAATTTATGCAGCAGCAAACCACTTTGGTTTCATTAAAACCACATGTGAGACAGGGCGGAGAGTCATTTTCATTGCTTCCACCTCAAGCATgcaaaaataatatgaattggGATTCAAATTCAACTGGAATAACTAGCACTTCCAGTGTCCAGG GTTATGAAATTGCATTACAAAATTTACGGTTGGACATGGGAGTTTTACAATTTGTGCAGCAGCGAAAAAGATTGGCTATATTAGGTTTATCGCAACAACGCCGAATGGCTTCATTGGATTTACAGCAGCGGCGGGGCAGAGAAATGGTTTCCTTGCTTTCTTCTCCATCATTGGAGTTGATGGTATCATGGCAGAGGAGATGCATCACCAGTGTCCAAG GTTTGCAAGAGCAACATTTACCTTCCACCATCAAACAAAACTTTGAAGGCTGTAATGGCATATATGAAGCCAAAGTGAGTGAAATGGTAGAATGTAACAGCAATGATGGAAACGACAATGACAGAACCTCCTCACCGGTGGAGCAATTACCAATGGCAAAG GAGGATCGTGTTCCTAGCAAGAAATACCAACATGTCTCGAATATGGCTTGGGATCCAATGGAATTAGAATATCTTGTGCATATCCAGAAGATCAATTTGTCTCAAACGACACAAACTCTGTAA